The Gouania willdenowi chromosome 20, fGouWil2.1, whole genome shotgun sequence genome window below encodes:
- the myripb gene encoding rab effector MyRIP isoform X2, translating to MRARRAESSAHEGSNDNDGSVCGSDSLFYKQSEGHSMAETLTVALRVAEEAIEEAIAKAEEFSDSLEKQNEARYLRDHKEELIEELATTIVQKIIQRRKRSEMQTEYDFVWPQSHSVIQPGDLPSSSQPHSSSQGPHDPLKTSYSLWRSRSAFSLTSDDSPDKGPEENGARAGATDIQDCSSLKREAKAASLPSWKSMDRLDNSSASSVLQSPDGNWLALHSSQLSRPSLLTQRKSLVFSVLEKESGVVSAYDEMGSDSEDDNESGWGAALRQFRRKMSDETYYTDSQHDPEWTYTQHLPVTSPSSGQYTNTETLNSDSEASSVLSAWPRKPPHHLLRNKGSSDAHLHPHHHHQPLYQQHLHKNFSPHAVHSEALDVNFNPQVMADSSEAEERQHDPVRRSRRRRKSKKETTTDQHRAGSQSHSQALYPIAQENSGFLLNALLRRSLSEDQPVPDTSSDIFKPDAITPEPEEPDTVAPKSPVPGLPQTQSSSRELLDEEIRSRLSRMVSHTNSKDNSKDTPEMESTKRPADNQVGTGSDRKREKGSRTDAERERKHVCGEVEQVNGSEVKSHVHSVRERLEDRERLEDRDQRRGDKRESHRHSRRKLRGDAEETGHKGATQSSGSCTSTPAGTPSSQEGALSNNQKYSAASLCSITTEVLKVLNATEELIGEAGGESYTPSESMCTSPVSNSSESRRLDQKLTKMEENVYLAAGAVYGLEGSLGDLEECARSISSGTTDTELAFLEDQVATAAAQVQQSELQVSNIEARISALKTAGLNVTVCNRFSKFKPKFKLPSLQPETLDSSRHQRRKLPAPPMKEKVEPEQQKEVFPP from the exons AAAGCAGCGCGCACGAAGGAAGCAACGACAACGATGGCAGCGTCTGTGGCAGCGACTCCCTCTTCTACAAACAGAGTGAAG gcCACAGTATGGCAGAGACTCTCACCGTCGCCCTGCGTGTTGCTGAGGAGGCCATAGAAGAAGCCATCGCCAAAGCAGAGGAGTTCAGTGACAGTCTG gaaaAGCAGAATGAAGCCCGATATCTGCGGGACCATAAAGAAGAGCTCATAGAGGAACTGGCCACTACCATTGTACAAAAA ATCATTCAGAGGAGGAAACGTTCAGAGATGCAGACGGAGTATGACTTTGTCTGGCCTCAGTCTCACTCTGTGATACAGCCTGGAGATCTGCCCTCTTCCTCTCAGCCACACTCTTCCTCACAAGGACCACACGACCCTCTAAAGACCTCCTACTCTCTGTGG CGTTCCCGCTCAGCGTTTTCTCTCACCAGCGACGACTCACCAGATAAAGGTCCTGAGGAGAACGGGGCCCGGGCTGGAGCCACTGATATTCAGGATTGTTCCTCTTTGAAGAGAGAAGCCAAAGCTGCTTCTTTACCCAGCTGGAAGAGCATGGACCGACTGGACAACTCAA GTGCGTCCTCGGTGCTCCAGAGTCCAGACGGTAACTGGTTGGCCCTCCACAGTTCCCAGCTGTCCAGACCCAGTTTGCTGACCCAGAGGAAGAGCCTGGTGTTCAGCGTGCTGGAGAAAGAGTCCGGCGTGGTCTCCGCATACGACGAGATGGGCTCCGACTCCGAGGACGACAACGAGAGCGGCTGGGGCGCGGCCCTCAGACAGTTCAGACGTAAAATGTCAGACGAGACGTACTACACGGACTCCCAGCACGACCCGGAGTGGACGTACACCCAGCACCTCCCCGTCACCTCCCCCTCCTCTGGACAGTACACCAACACTGAGACGCTCAACTCTGACTCTGAGGCCTCGTCGGTGTTGTCGGCGTGGCCTCGTAAGCCCCCGCACCACCTGTTGAGAAACAAAGGCTCGTCGGACGCTCACCTGCACCCTCATCACCACCATCAGCCTCTGTACCAGCAGCACCTTCACAAGAACTTCAGTCCACACGCGGTCCACTCAGAGGCTTTGGACGTCAACTTTAACCCTCAG GTGATGGCAGACAGCAGCGAGGCAGAGGAGAGGCAGCATGACCCCGTCAGAAGGTCACGACGACGCAGGAAAAGCAAGAAAGAGACAACCACAGATCAGCACAGAGCAGGAAGTCAGAGCCACAGTCAGGCCCTCTACCCTATCGCACAG GAGAACAGTGGATTTCTGCTCAACGCGCTGCTCAGGAGGAGTCTGAGTGAGGATCAGCCGGTACCAGATACCTCATCAGACATTTTCAAACCAGACGCCATAACCCCTGAGCCAGAGGAGCCGGACACGGTGGCCCCTAAGTCGCCTGTCCCCGGCCTGCCTCAGACCCAGTCCTCGTCTAGAGAACTTCTGGATGAGGAAATCAGGTCCAGACTGAGCCGGATGGTGAGCCACACCAACAGCAAAGACAACAGTAAAGATACGCCTGAGATGGAGAGCACCAAGAGACCCGCAGACAACCAGGTGGGAACAGGAAGTGACCggaaaagagagaaaggaagtCGGACAGATGCTGAAAGAGAGAGGAAGCACGTGTGTGGAGAAGTGGAACAAGTGAACGGGTCGGAGGTGAAGAgtcatgttcattctgtgagagaGCGACTGGAGGACAGGGAGCGACTGGAGGACAGGGATCAAAGGAGAGGAGATAAAAGAGAGTCCCACAGACATAGTAGGAGGAAACTAAGAGGAGATGCTGAGGAAACAGGACACAAGGGGGCAACACAGAGCAGTGGATCCTGTACCAGTACACCTGCTGGTACGCCTTCATCCCAGGAGGGGGCGCTATCCAACAACCAG AAGTACTCTGCAGCCTCGCTCTGCAGTATTACAACTGAAGTACTGAAAGTCCTGAACGCCACAGAGGAGCTGATTGGTGAGGCTGGTGGAGAGAGTTACACGCCGTCTGAGTCCATGTGCACGTCCCCCGTCTCCAACAGCTCGGAGAGCCGCAGACTGGACCAGAAACTGACAAAGATGGAAGAGAAC GTTTACCTGGCTGCTGGGGCCGTGTACGGCCTTGAGGGGTCACTGGGGGACCTGGAGGAGTGTGCACGCAGTATCAGCAGTGGGACCACCGATACAGAGCTGGCCTTCCTGGAAGATCAGGTGGCTACTGCAGCTGCTCAGGTCCAGCAATCAGAATTACAG GTGTCAAACATTGAGGCCAGGATATCAGCTCTAAAGACAGCCGGACTCAACGTGACCGTCTGCAATCGCTTCTCTAAGTTTAAGCCAAAGTTTAAG TTACCGTCATTGCAGCCTGAAACCCTCGACTCATCACGACATCAAAGGAGAAAACTTCCAGCTCCTCCCATGAAAG